In Arthrobacter sp. B3I9, the following are encoded in one genomic region:
- a CDS encoding pyridoxamine 5'-phosphate oxidase family protein, whose amino-acid sequence MNHPSTPDIEVLSSEQCWEQLRKVSVGRLAVWAEDHPDIFPLNYVVDHGTIVFRSGEGTKLDLALAEAPVALEADGVNADTGVAWSVVVKGQAETIRSAEDVLDTVGLLLFPWQSGHKDHFVRIVPTSITGRRFTVTPPATWWSSLNQAPRAGME is encoded by the coding sequence ATGAACCACCCGTCCACCCCTGACATCGAGGTCCTTAGCTCCGAGCAATGCTGGGAGCAATTGCGCAAAGTTTCCGTGGGGCGGCTGGCCGTTTGGGCGGAGGACCACCCGGACATTTTCCCGCTCAACTACGTGGTCGACCACGGAACGATAGTCTTCCGCTCGGGCGAGGGGACCAAGCTTGACCTGGCCCTTGCCGAAGCGCCCGTGGCTTTGGAGGCCGACGGCGTCAACGCGGACACTGGCGTCGCATGGAGCGTTGTCGTGAAAGGACAAGCGGAGACGATCAGGTCCGCAGAGGACGTGCTCGACACCGTCGGGCTCCTCCTCTTCCCGTGGCAGTCCGGCCACAAGGACCACTTTGTCCGCATCGTCCCCACCTCCATTACGGGCAGGCGCTTCACCGTCACTCCCCCAGCTACCTGGTGGAGTTCCCTGAACCAGGCACCGCGGGCCGGGATGGAATGA
- a CDS encoding DUF1003 domain-containing protein, with translation MKEQKATWHTRHKSSLSRGDRAADYVRNGMGSWPFVGGFILLMIVWAAVNSFVLTGRAWDPYPYILLNLFLSMIAGLQGAILLIAAKRQDAIASAMAQHDYDTDREAKDEIERLIKINEQQLAILCELQSQSGSNNKP, from the coding sequence ATGAAAGAGCAAAAAGCCACGTGGCATACCCGGCACAAGTCGTCCCTGTCCAGGGGAGACCGGGCGGCCGACTACGTGCGCAACGGTATGGGCAGCTGGCCTTTCGTGGGCGGCTTCATCCTCCTCATGATCGTGTGGGCGGCAGTTAACAGCTTCGTGCTCACTGGCCGCGCGTGGGATCCGTACCCTTACATTCTGCTGAACCTGTTTCTGTCGATGATTGCCGGGCTGCAGGGGGCCATCCTCCTGATTGCCGCAAAGCGCCAAGACGCTATCGCGTCGGCCATGGCCCAGCACGACTACGACACGGACCGGGAAGCGAAAGACGAGATTGAACGGCTCATAAAGATCAATGAACAGCAGCTGGCAATCCTCTGCGAACTCCAGTCGCAGTCCGGCAGCAACAACAAGCCGTAG